CCGTACCCGTGGCATTTTGGCTGATGATTGCCGCCACGCTGGTACGCGCTTTCGCCGCCTTTGCAAGCGGCACGGCATACACCCACAGTATCCGGACTTCCGCCGTATTATTTGCTGCTGCCCTGCTGGTTTACGCATGGCGTTATATCCCGTGGCTGCTGCGCCCGCGTGCAGACGGCAAACCGGGTTGACCATAATTTGAAACGATAAAAGGCCGTCTGCAAAAAGCATGGAAACCATGATTTCCATATCGCTTTTTGCAGACGGCCTTTCGGTATCTTTTTTATCGATATTGCCTACGAAACCGGAACAAGCGCGTTATAGTCATTTAAAATAAGAATGATACAGCGTTGCTTTGCCTTGCCGTACTATGTGTACTGTCTGCGGCTTCGCTGCCTTGTCTCATTCTTATTTTATTCGACTATATATTCAGCACGCCACCCTGCCTGCTTCAGACTTTCCGTTGCACCGTTTCGACCACTGCCGCCGAAAGCTGCTTACTGTCCTTTCAACCATTCGTCCCGCGTGTTTTTCGCTTCTTCAAAATAACGGTACAAGGCCGCAGTATCGCCCTTTTCCAACATATCGCGCAACACCGCCAACTGCGCTTCCACTCCGGACAGCAGCCCGAGCAGGCTGTTTTTGTTTGCCATACAAATATCCGTCCAAATCGCCGGGTGGCTGGAGGCAATGCGGGTAAAGTCCCGAAAGCCGGAAGCGGCAAACTGCAAAAAACGCTGCCCGTCGGGGTGGTCAAACATTTCATGCACAAAGGCAAACGCCAATAAATGCGGCAAATGCGATACCGCGGCGAAAATTGCATCATGCTCCGCCGCACTCATGCGGAAAGTTTTTGCGCCCACCGCCTGCCACAACGCCTCCACACGCTCGATACCGCCTGCCTGTTCCCTGCCGTGCGGCGTAATAATCAGCTTTTTATCCTGATACAAACCAAATTGCGCCGCCAACGCACCATGACGGTCCGAACCCGCAATCGGATGGGTGGCAATACAATTCGGAAGAAATTCGGGCAGATAAGATTCAAATGCCGCCAATGCCGACTGCTTGGTACTGCCCACATCGGACACCAGCGTATCCTGCCGTAAAAAAGGCTTGATGGCACGGCAAATCTGCGGCAGCGTTGAAACCGGCGTCGCAATCAGCACCAAATCCGCATTGCCTATGCTTGCTTCGCTGATTTCGGTAAAAGCCTCGTCAATCACCTTCCGCTCCAACGCGCGTTCGAGATTGTCGCGGCTCAAATCCACGCCCGCTACACGCTCCACCAGCCCCAAGCGTTTCAAATCCAATACAAACGATCCCCCGATCAGGCCAACGCCTATCAGGGTAATATGCTTGAGCGGGAGAGAGACGGACATAAATATGCTTTGTCAAAACGGAAAAGCCTAGTTTACCCGATTGGCACGCAATCCGAAAGAAAAGCCGTCTGCAAATTCAGCATTTTGCAGACGGCTTGAGACCTTGGCAAAAACAGGAAGCGTACCCAAACTGATGGCAGGGGCGGGTTTTATACCCGCCAGAAAATTTAATACCTTGAAAAAGTTACAACTTCCAAAAGCCCAAGCAAGCGGACGGTGTCAAACCCGCCCACAAGTCCTTGCAATGAATTTTGCAAAAGTCTCGGACTTTACGGAACACTCAGCAAACCGCAGACGGCACGAAGCATACAGGGCAGCGGATTTTCGGCTTCCCGCCCCCCTCTTTGAGCAAAGCGACAATGCCGTATCGCGGCGTATCAAATATAGTCGAATAAAATAAGAATGAGACAAGGCAGCGAAGCCGCAGACAGTACACATAGTACGGCAAGGCAAAGCAACGCTGTAGCATTCTTATTTTAAATGACTATAATCATAAATGCAGGAAATAACCACACACCACGTTTCACACCGTTTCCACACGAAAAAGAAAAACCCCGACAACCTGAAGATTGTCGGGGTTTCGGCGGTTTACCGTCTCACGGAAAACCGATTATTATCCTGCCAGACGGTTATCCGCGCCTGACGGTTTTTTGAACCGCTTGGCAGTCTCGCTTAACAGGGTTTCGATTTCCAACCACATTACAGCAGTCCCGGATTGCCTTGTGCCGGATCGGTGGCGCGTGCGGCTTCTGCATCGGCAACGGTCAGACCCAATGCTTTGGCAACGCCTTCGCCGTAAGCCGGATCACATTTGACGCAGTTGCGGATGTGGCGGTATTTGATGAAGTCCGGCGCATCGCCCATGGCGGCGGCGGTATTGTCGAACAGGGCCTGTTTCTGCTTGCCGCTCATCAGGTTGAACAGCGCGCGGGGCTGGCTGAAGTAGTCGGCATCATCTTCGCGGTAGTTCCAGTGTGCGGCATCGCCGTTGATTTTCAAAGGCGGCTCGGCAAATTGCGGCTGCTCCTGCCATTGTTGGTAGCTGTTCGGCTCGTAATGCAGCGTGCTGCCGTAGTTGCCGTCCACGCGGCCTTGTCCGTCGCGGGCGTTGCTGTGTACGGGGCAGCGCGGCGCATTCACCGGAATC
The nucleotide sequence above comes from Neisseria animalis. Encoded proteins:
- a CDS encoding prephenate dehydrogenase gives rise to the protein MSVSLPLKHITLIGVGLIGGSFVLDLKRLGLVERVAGVDLSRDNLERALERKVIDEAFTEISEASIGNADLVLIATPVSTLPQICRAIKPFLRQDTLVSDVGSTKQSALAAFESYLPEFLPNCIATHPIAGSDRHGALAAQFGLYQDKKLIITPHGREQAGGIERVEALWQAVGAKTFRMSAAEHDAIFAAVSHLPHLLAFAFVHEMFDHPDGQRFLQFAASGFRDFTRIASSHPAIWTDICMANKNSLLGLLSGVEAQLAVLRDMLEKGDTAALYRYFEEAKNTRDEWLKGQ